CCGAGTACGCAAGCTATAACCCGGGATATTTCTAATTCATTGATATATAAACAATAAATAAAAAAGAGAGCATGCTTTATTAATTCATGAGCAAAATGTGGATATTTAAGGACAAATACAGTACACTGCGATCGTTTTTAAATCCAACGTCTATTGAGGGATATTATGCCATTACAACCTATACGCTTTAAGACAGCCCAAGAGTTAAATGATTTTTTAGACTATCTTGAAACTTTAAACTTAATAACCCTCGAAGACGGGGCAGTAAAAACCACCCCTGAATTGGATAAGCAATTTATAAAAGCAAGTGATGGCTCTATTTATTTATTGAATGATGTACTGCAATTCCTTGATGAGGCTTCAGAAGAAGAGATTGCAGCATCTAAGCCTTCATTCTTTCTTGGAAACCCTGCGGCAACATTAAATACTGCTGACTTAAAACCAGTGACGTTAGCTCAACTTAAAGCAGATCCAAGTTTAGTTGAACAGTTAACTCAGGTTAAATTTGCACCTATCTTTTCATCATTGAATCCTAAACTATATTCTGATGATGCATTACCTTCGTTAATTGGGGCGAAGAATATTGAAGAAGCTAAAAAATCCTATAACAATCAACGATTGTCCCAGAAAGTTTCTGACGCTAACCTATCTATTAGCTTATTGTTTCCTTCATTGGAAAACCTATCTGCTGCTCTAAGTTTTATATTCTTGAAGAAGCCGGTACTAATGCCTTATGCCTTTAAAGGCTCAGATCTCTTTCCTGATACGTTACGAGATATTTATAAAATCACCTTGATACAACAGATTAAATTAAAGTACCGTTTACTAAGAGAATTGGAGTTTGTTCAAGAGTTTGAACAGAGAAGACAATTAAAACAATGGATTGCGGCTATCGAAACAGATATTGCAGCAATTAGAAAATTGTCGTCCACTGTATTTCAGCAATTAGAAAAGCATTCTGAAGTCACTAAAGAAGCTCAAGAACGATATGCAAAAATACTAGAAGAAGATCCTAGTGGTGAAAAACTGAAGGCAGAAATAGAAGCAAAAATCAAAGAAGCAAAAGAATTGCTTGATTCAGCAGACAATTTAGAACCAATATATGATGTATTAAAACCGATTCTTGCTTATAGCACTATGATAGCATTATATATGCTATTCCTAGCCACTGTTATTGTCGCACCAGCGTTAATAATGGCTTTGACCGCAACCCTTCCTTTACTCGGACTGACTCTTGTAATCATAGAATCAATA
This Legionella fallonii LLAP-10 DNA region includes the following protein-coding sequences:
- a CDS encoding coiled-coil domain-containing protein, which gives rise to MPLQPIRFKTAQELNDFLDYLETLNLITLEDGAVKTTPELDKQFIKASDGSIYLLNDVLQFLDEASEEEIAASKPSFFLGNPAATLNTADLKPVTLAQLKADPSLVEQLTQVKFAPIFSSLNPKLYSDDALPSLIGAKNIEEAKKSYNNQRLSQKVSDANLSISLLFPSLENLSAALSFIFLKKPVLMPYAFKGSDLFPDTLRDIYKITLIQQIKLKYRLLRELEFVQEFEQRRQLKQWIAAIETDIAAIRKLSSTVFQQLEKHSEVTKEAQERYAKILEEDPSGEKLKAEIEAKIKEAKELLDSADNLEPIYDVLKPILAYSTMIALYMLFLATVIVAPALIMALTATLPLLGLTLVIIESISAILLAAPIVHGIVELGRLIENKFDDVLNEKRAKNMELSLEAMTLQVDELFRSTFSKNPQEFIDNGPDHNAFIDMLEEELMEVNLLEADLAEKIARIETMASKVSVVSPFNMFPSTRTSHTAKDDAELTAHCSFDI